GACGGCCGGCAGCCCGACCTCGGCGCAGCGCCGCTCGATGGCGGCCTGCACGCCACCGGGCACGTCGATCGTCCCGCGCACGAAGCCCACCTGCTCGGCCAGCTCGGTCGTCGTCGCCGTCGCCGACAGGCGGCTCGGCCGGGTGTGGGGGAGGGCCGCCGGGTAGGCGCCGAGGCCGACGACCATGCGGACGCCGAGCTCCATGGCGAGGTCGACCGTCGCCCGGGAGAACGCGTGCCAGTGGTGGTCGGGCTCGGCGCCGACGAGGAGGAGGAAGTCGGTGCCCCGGCGGTCGGCCGCGGCCCGCAGCTCGATCGTCGGCCACGTGAGGCCCGTGTTCACGCCGTCCACGAGGTGGAGGACGGGGCGACGGGCCCGGTGGTCGAGGAGGAGGTCGGCGTCGAAGGTGGCGACCGTCGTCATCTCCAGGTGCTCCATCACCGCGCTGACCGCGCCGGCGGCGCCGAGCCCCGCGTCGATCCACCCCTCGAGGACCATGACGAGCACCGGCGCGTCGAGCTCGGGCGCGTCGAGCAGCTCGAACAGCTTCACGTCAGGCCACCCGCGCCATCGCCGTGCTCGCCGCCTGCGCCAGCCGCTCGACCTGCTCGGCGAAGCCCTCGAACCCCGTCCCCGTCCGGCCCATGGCGCCGCCGAGGTAGCGGGCGTACACGCCCTCGATGATGCAGGCCAGCTTCCAGTAGCCGAAGGCGACGTAGTAGTCGACGGCGCCGACGTCCCGCCCCGACCGCTCGGCGTACCGGGCCAGCAGCTCGGCCCGGCCCGGGAACCCCTCGACCACGGTCGGCGCCGTCAGCAGGGCCGGGTGCTCGTCGGTCGGCTCGGTCCAGTAGACGAGGAGGAGGCCGACGTCGGCCAGCGGGTCGCCGAGCGTGCAGATCTCCCAGTCGAGGACGGCGACGACGCGCGCCTCGTCGTCGAGCATGCAGTTGTCGAGGCGGTAGTCGCCGTGGACGATCGAGGCCGGCCCCTGGTCCGGCATCGACGACGCCAGCGCGGCGTGCACTTCGTCCACCACGGGGAGGTCGCGGGTCTTCGACTGCTCCCACTGCCCGTGCCAGCGCCGCAGCTGGCGCTCGATGTAGCCC
This genomic window from Acidimicrobiales bacterium contains:
- a CDS encoding phosphotransferase family protein, which translates into the protein MDTERVEGVQVGRVTDWFERHVDGATPPLGFELIAGGHSNLTYKVTDAAGNRFVLRRPPLGHVLATAHDMGREHRIISALGPTPVPVAPALAFCDDADVNGAPFYVMGYVDGHVIRDADGARATFTEAQRRAAGHSLVDVLADIHAVDPDDVGLGDLGRKEGYIERQLRRWHGQWEQSKTRDLPVVDEVHAALASSMPDQGPASIVHGDYRLDNCMLDDEARVVAVLDWEICTLGDPLADVGLLLVYWTEPTDEHPALLTAPTVVEGFPGRAELLARYAERSGRDVGAVDYYVAFGYWKLACIIEGVYARYLGGAMGRTGTGFEGFAEQVERLAQAASTAMARVA
- a CDS encoding PAC2 family protein, whose amino-acid sequence is MKLFELLDAPELDAPVLVMVLEGWIDAGLGAAGAVSAVMEHLEMTTVATFDADLLLDHRARRPVLHLVDGVNTGLTWPTIELRAAADRRGTDFLLLVGAEPDHHWHAFSRATVDLAMELGVRMVVGLGAYPAALPHTRPSRLSATATTTELAEQVGFVRGTIDVPGGVQAAIERRCAEVGLPAVGLWSQVPHYVSAMPYPPASAALVEGLRSVTGLDLETGELAEEAAATRSRLDALVAGNDDHQAMVRQLEAQYDAEEGAADSLLGGGGSLPSGDELAAEVERFLRDQGRD